The nucleotide sequence GAAGGACAACGAGCTGCGCCTCAAGCTCGATATGGAGAAGGTCAAGGCCTGGCTCGCCAAGGGCGCGCAGCCGTCGGACCGCGTGATGCGCTTCCTCGATGCCGCCGGCGTTGCCAAGCGCACCGTGCGCAACAATCCGGAGAAGGCCGTTCCGCGCAAGGAGCGCAAGGCTGCCGCCGAAGCCGCCGCCAAGGCATAACGCCGCTAAATGAAAAGAGCGGCGCCGATCTGTGTTGCAAGAATCGGCGCCGCGCACGGTGTGCGCGGCGAAGTGAGGCTGTGGCCGTTCACCGAAGACCCGATGGCGGTGATCGATTACGGCCCGCTCTCGACCAAGGATGGCACGCGCCAGTTCGAAGTGGTGCGCGCCCGTATCGCCAAGGATCATCTGGTTGCCGTGCTCAAGGGCATCGCGACCCGCGAAGACGCCGAACGCATCAACGGCCTTGAGCTTTACATCGATCGCGGCAAACTTCCCGAAACGGACGAAGGCGAATACTACCACACCGACCTGATCGGACTGCGCGCGCTCGATCCGGCGGGCACCGAGATCGGCAAGGTGTTCGCCATCCATAATTTCGGCGCGGGCGACATCATCGAAATCGCGCCGCCGCTAGGCTCGACATTGCTGCTGCCGTTTACCGACGCGGTGGTGCCGACGGTCGATCTCGCCGACGGCCATGTGGTGATCGTGATGCCGCAAGAAATCGAAGGCGATTCTCCGCGCGACGCGGATATCTGAACGGGATACCCGAACCATGTGGCGCGCCACCGTGCTCACGCTGTTTCCGGAGATGTTTCCTGGCCCGCTCGGCATCAGCCTCGCGGGCAAGGCTCTGGCATCGAACCTGTGGGCGCTTGATGCGCGCGACATCCGCGACGCCGCCACCGACAAACATCGCAGCGTGGACGACACCCCGGCCGGCGGCGGACCCGGCATGGTGCTGCGCGCCGACGTGCTGGCAGCGGCCATCGACGCCGCCGACATTGCTCCGGACCGCCCGCGCCTCCTGATGAGCCCGCGCGGCGCTCCGCTGACCCAGAAAAAGGTGACGGAACTCGCGGCCGGCCCCGGACCGCTGATCGTCTGCGGGCGATTCGAAGGGATCGATCAGCGGGTCATCGAGGCCCGTGGGCTCGAGGAAGTGTCCATCGGGGACTATGTCCTCTCCGGGGGTGAAATCGCAGCGCTGGCCCTCCTGGACGCCTGCGTCCGGCTTCTGCCGGGCGTTATGGGCAAGCTAAGTTCCGGAACCGACGAGAGTTTCTCGGATGGACTACTGGAATACCCCCAGTATACCCGCCCGCAGGAGTTCGAGGGCCGGACCATCCCGGACGTGCTGGTGTCGGGCGACCATGCCCGAATCGCAGCCTGGCGGCAGGCGGAGGCCGAAGCCCTGACCAAAGCCCGACGGCCGGACCTCTGGACGACCAAAATCGCCCAGAACGTCGCTCCAAGGTCACGAAAAGACACGACCAAAGGGTGACAACGGGGCGGCTATGGCGTATACGACCGGCCAATCCGTGCACGTGCTGGATACGAATTTCCGCGCAGCCCCTTCCGGGCGCGCCGCTGATGGAGTTTTGTGATGAACATCATTCAAGAGCTCGACAAAGAGCAGCTGGAAAAGCTTTCCGCCGGAAAGACGATTCCCGATTTCGGTCCGGGCGACACCGTCATCGTCAACGTCAAGGTTGTCGAAGGCGAGCGTTCGCGCGTGCAGGCCTATGAAGGCGTTTGCATCGGCCGCAACGGCGGCGGCATCCACGAGAGCTTCACCGTCCGCAAGATTTCCTACGGCGAAGGCGTGGAGCGCGTGTTCCCGATCTACTCGCCGATGATCGACTCGATCAAGCTCGTGCGTCGCGGCAAGGTGCGTCGCGCCAAGCTGTATTACCTGCGCGGTCTGCGCGGCAAGTCGGCGCGCATCGTCGAAAAGCAGGACAACCGCGAAAAAGAAGCGCTCAAGGTCGCTTCGGGCAAGTAATCGCGCAGCGCTTGATGA is from Afipia massiliensis and encodes:
- the rpsP gene encoding 30S ribosomal protein S16; translation: MSVVIRLARAGTKKRPVYHVVVADSRFPRDGRFIERLGYFNPLLPKDNELRLKLDMEKVKAWLAKGAQPSDRVMRFLDAAGVAKRTVRNNPEKAVPRKERKAAAEAAAKA
- the rimM gene encoding ribosome maturation factor RimM (Essential for efficient processing of 16S rRNA), whose protein sequence is MKRAAPICVARIGAAHGVRGEVRLWPFTEDPMAVIDYGPLSTKDGTRQFEVVRARIAKDHLVAVLKGIATREDAERINGLELYIDRGKLPETDEGEYYHTDLIGLRALDPAGTEIGKVFAIHNFGAGDIIEIAPPLGSTLLLPFTDAVVPTVDLADGHVVIVMPQEIEGDSPRDADI
- the trmD gene encoding tRNA (guanosine(37)-N1)-methyltransferase TrmD, which gives rise to MWRATVLTLFPEMFPGPLGISLAGKALASNLWALDARDIRDAATDKHRSVDDTPAGGGPGMVLRADVLAAAIDAADIAPDRPRLLMSPRGAPLTQKKVTELAAGPGPLIVCGRFEGIDQRVIEARGLEEVSIGDYVLSGGEIAALALLDACVRLLPGVMGKLSSGTDESFSDGLLEYPQYTRPQEFEGRTIPDVLVSGDHARIAAWRQAEAEALTKARRPDLWTTKIAQNVAPRSRKDTTKG
- the rplS gene encoding 50S ribosomal protein L19, which gives rise to MNIIQELDKEQLEKLSAGKTIPDFGPGDTVIVNVKVVEGERSRVQAYEGVCIGRNGGGIHESFTVRKISYGEGVERVFPIYSPMIDSIKLVRRGKVRRAKLYYLRGLRGKSARIVEKQDNREKEALKVASGK